The Saprospiraceae bacterium genome includes a window with the following:
- a CDS encoding aryl-sulfate sulfotransferase codes for MKINQFFLILLFGTGWLSAQNTVGLLSYKSDKAFEGYNLIYPHNQGNTYLLNNCGEVVHIWEDGFEWHPGITAYLTPEGNLIRAKRLKNTSQDTINGGGSGAIVEIKDWENNLLWSYTLNNSKRRLHHDIAPMPNGNILVLAWEPKNRSEIVKAGRDTTRFNENRLFSEVIMEIDPKTDQVVWEWNLWDHLVQNFDNTKDNFGNVAERPGKIDINYQSITGSVTWMHANAIHYNPFLDQIMVSIPTYEEIWIIDHSTTTSQAAGSTGGLSGTGGDLMYRWGNARTYQKGDVLPQKLFFQHDSHWVLDFVSQADPNFGNIAVFNNRAGSDFSTANIFTPPWDMYEWKYTMVNGVWGPMNFYDTFTHPVPTNLFSDGLSSVQFLPNRNVLIHSGRQGYAFELTPDKQIVWEYKTPLKNGLPVTQGSTLALNDNLTFRMQRYPATFKAFEGRDLSSKGYIEEEPDIDYCFRLVSAQNEKINNKLDLKLFPNPSTGMLHFEWNKNTTGTIMDISGTVCQTVTIHEGLNTIITDKFKNGLYFMVVDDITVKAFNVSR; via the coding sequence ATGAAAATAAATCAATTTTTTCTGATTCTTTTGTTCGGTACAGGATGGTTATCTGCTCAGAATACTGTTGGTCTGCTCTCTTATAAAAGTGACAAAGCTTTTGAAGGTTACAATTTGATTTATCCGCATAATCAGGGAAATACATATCTTTTGAATAATTGCGGAGAAGTGGTTCACATCTGGGAGGATGGATTTGAATGGCATCCGGGTATTACCGCCTACCTTACACCTGAAGGAAATCTTATCAGAGCCAAAAGATTGAAAAATACCAGTCAGGACACGATAAACGGAGGCGGAAGTGGTGCCATTGTAGAAATCAAAGATTGGGAAAATAATCTGCTGTGGTCTTACACGTTGAACAATTCAAAAAGAAGACTTCATCACGATATCGCACCAATGCCCAATGGTAATATTCTGGTGTTGGCTTGGGAGCCAAAAAACAGATCAGAAATAGTTAAAGCGGGTAGAGACACAACCAGATTTAATGAAAACAGACTTTTTTCAGAAGTGATCATGGAGATAGACCCCAAAACAGATCAGGTGGTATGGGAATGGAATCTCTGGGATCATTTGGTTCAAAATTTTGATAATACAAAAGATAATTTTGGCAATGTTGCTGAAAGACCTGGTAAAATAGATATCAATTACCAATCTATCACCGGATCAGTAACATGGATGCATGCCAATGCTATTCATTACAATCCCTTTTTGGATCAGATCATGGTTAGTATTCCTACTTATGAAGAGATATGGATCATTGATCACAGCACCACAACATCGCAGGCAGCAGGATCAACAGGTGGACTGTCCGGCACGGGTGGTGATTTGATGTATCGTTGGGGGAATGCCCGAACTTATCAAAAAGGAGATGTACTCCCGCAGAAATTATTTTTTCAGCATGATAGTCACTGGGTGCTTGATTTTGTTTCTCAGGCAGATCCTAATTTTGGCAATATTGCGGTCTTTAATAACAGAGCTGGCAGCGATTTTTCTACAGCCAATATTTTTACCCCACCGTGGGATATGTATGAATGGAAATACACGATGGTAAACGGCGTGTGGGGGCCAATGAATTTTTACGACACCTTTACACATCCGGTGCCGACCAATCTGTTCTCTGACGGATTATCCAGTGTACAATTTCTTCCAAACAGAAATGTATTAATCCATTCCGGCAGGCAGGGATACGCCTTTGAACTTACTCCGGACAAGCAAATCGTGTGGGAGTATAAAACTCCACTTAAAAATGGTCTTCCAGTCACACAAGGAAGCACTTTGGCTCTGAATGACAATCTCACTTTCAGGATGCAAAGATATCCTGCTACATTCAAAGCATTTGAAGGAAGAGATCTGAGCTCAAAAGGCTACATCGAAGAAGAGCCGGATATAGATTACTGTTTCAGATTGGTCAGCGCTCAAAATGAAAAGATTAATAACAAGTTGGATTTAAAACTCTTCCCCAATCCTTCAACAGGAATGTTACATTTCGAATGGAACAAAAACACCACAGGTACCATAATGGATATTAGCGGTACAGTTTGTCAAACAGTAACTATCCATGAAGGCTTGAATACTATTATTACTGATAAGTTTAAAAACGGGCTTTATTTTATGGTAGTAGATGATATTACAGTAAAAGCCTTTAATGTTTCCCGTTAA
- the pdeM gene encoding ligase-associated DNA damage response endonuclease PdeM: MEIKIKDVHLQLLPEKAIFIKESRTLVISDLHLGKVTHFRNSGIAVPAASEGTSMQMLSSAIEKYTPSDVWFLGDLFHSVHNNIWEQFSHYVKSRKEIAFTLIKGNHDILSDQCYADAGIVVVEELKFNEILFTHEPLDYINNHFYNIAGHIHPGVILRGKGRQYLRLPCFLFGIHNALIPAFGHFTGIKTVEPREGDKVYVVGDNQIFEFSK, from the coding sequence TTGGAAATAAAAATCAAAGACGTTCATCTGCAATTGCTCCCGGAGAAAGCTATCTTTATAAAGGAAAGTAGAACTTTGGTTATTTCAGACCTGCACCTGGGCAAAGTAACCCACTTCAGAAACTCGGGCATCGCAGTACCCGCTGCATCTGAAGGTACCAGTATGCAAATGCTGTCTTCTGCCATTGAGAAATATACACCATCTGATGTCTGGTTTTTGGGTGACCTTTTTCATTCTGTTCATAATAATATTTGGGAGCAATTTAGCCATTATGTTAAAAGTCGAAAAGAAATCGCCTTTACACTTATAAAAGGAAATCACGATATACTTAGTGATCAATGTTATGCAGATGCGGGAATAGTAGTAGTAGAAGAGTTGAAATTTAATGAAATTCTTTTTACCCATGAGCCCTTGGATTATATAAACAATCATTTTTACAATATTGCAGGACATATTCATCCCGGAGTCATTTTACGGGGAAAAGGCAGGCAATATTTAAGGCTTCCTTGTTTTCTGTTTGGCATTCACAATGCGTTAATTCCGGCATTCGGGCATTTTACAGGCATTAAAACTGTGGAGCCTCGGGAAGGCGATAAAGTTTATGTTGTAGGTGATAATCAGATCTTTGAATTTTCGAAATGA
- a CDS encoding sigma-70 family RNA polymerase sigma factor — translation MSKSKNQKVFEEELFPHLEALKTFAFHLTFNEDDANDLVQETYMKAHKFIENYISGTNGKAWLFKILKNAYINEYRKKSKMPVKVDFENAVHYLEASGKSIKEYQNLNFEDPDKRSDVYKDLPSDEIIYKVWNKHLESVSPEDISRNEDISIDTVNLILSYKSNQLRHPEPDVFDSLMGDEVTMAINSLPDEFRTVILLCDVEGFSYDEISKILDLPIGTVRSRLFRARNVLKEKLKKYATNLGYEDKRGHRNDHPD, via the coding sequence GTGTCTAAAAGTAAAAATCAGAAAGTTTTTGAAGAAGAATTGTTTCCACACCTGGAAGCCCTGAAAACCTTTGCATTTCACTTAACTTTTAATGAAGACGATGCCAATGATCTCGTACAGGAGACTTACATGAAGGCACATAAATTTATAGAAAATTATATTTCGGGAACTAATGGAAAAGCATGGTTGTTTAAAATCCTGAAAAACGCATACATCAACGAATACCGCAAGAAAAGCAAGATGCCGGTAAAAGTTGATTTTGAAAATGCGGTTCACTATCTTGAAGCCAGCGGAAAAAGTATTAAAGAATACCAAAACCTGAACTTTGAAGATCCTGACAAGAGGTCTGATGTATATAAAGATTTACCTTCGGACGAAATAATTTATAAAGTCTGGAATAAACATTTAGAATCTGTGTCACCGGAAGATATATCCAGAAATGAGGATATTTCCATTGATACTGTAAATTTGATACTCAGCTATAAAAGCAATCAATTGCGCCATCCTGAACCGGATGTTTTTGACAGTTTGATGGGTGATGAAGTTACTATGGCGATAAACTCACTTCCCGATGAGTTCCGAACAGTAATTCTGCTTTGTGATGTAGAGGGTTTTTCTTACGATGAGATTTCTAAAATTCTCGATCTTCCCATTGGCACTGTCAGATCCAGGTTATTCAGAGCAAGAAATGTTCTTAAAGAGAAATTAAAAAAATATGCCACAAACCTTGGCTATGAAGATAAACGAGGTCATAGAAATGATCACCCTGATTGA
- a CDS encoding transcriptional repressor, translated as MANSEALLKKHNMRVTQFRVDVADIISESKHALSSNDIEARLQDPDRITLYRTLKSFEDKGIIHKAIDGTNTAKYAMCESGCDEHKHEHQHLHFHCDSCGNTFCVEDVTIPEIRLPKGYSLTEVNIIASGKCKDC; from the coding sequence ATGGCAAATTCAGAAGCATTACTCAAGAAGCACAATATGCGAGTCACTCAATTCAGAGTGGACGTCGCCGATATCATTTCTGAATCTAAGCATGCCCTTTCCAGCAATGATATTGAAGCTCGGCTTCAGGATCCTGATCGCATCACCTTATACAGAACACTCAAATCTTTTGAAGACAAAGGAATCATCCACAAAGCTATCGACGGTACCAATACCGCAAAATATGCCATGTGTGAATCCGGCTGTGATGAACACAAACATGAGCATCAGCATCTGCACTTCCACTGTGACAGCTGCGGCAATACTTTTTGTGTGGAAGATGTCACCATTCCGGAAATCAGATTACCAAAGGGCTATTCACTAACTGAAGTAAACATAATTGCTTCCGGTAAGTGTAAGGATTGTTGA
- the metG gene encoding methionine--tRNA ligase, translated as MRQFKRYLVTSALPYANGPLHIGHLAGAYLSADVYVRFQRLMGKDILFVCGSDEHGAAITIKAMKEGLTPQQIVDKYHLLFEDTFKRIGVSFDMYHRTSALLHHETSQEFFTTLYKKGEFIEKETEQYFDNYAGQFLADRYITGTCPKCGHDEAYGDQCEKCGSSLNPTDLINPKSTLSGEKPVLKKTKHWYLPLDKYEAWLKDWIHSGNLEGEHLHDPEDWKNHVLGQCKSWLDGGLQPRAMTRDLDWGVDVPHDIPGHEGKKLYVWMDAPIGYISSTRQWAADKGKDWKKYWQSKDSALIHFIGKDNIVFHCLIFPAILKAHGKYNLPFNVPANQFMNLEGRKISTSKNWAVWVHEYLDEMPGKEDELRYAMIKNMPELKDSEFTWKGYQDANNNELVNNLANFVNRVVVLTHKFYDGKVPGFDEDTDFAGPDDQYDATYHETELLRLFDDIQELSDYIRKFDFRSGLKTLMEISSKGNQILQFNEPWKQIKENPEVVKTVMNLCLQYVTALSVISRPFMPFTSDKVRLLLNLKPITENGELKKMLDDLSEGKVLIKAGTRISEPLHLFSRIDDAVIQKQIEKLEATEQTSQNNDMNTEVQFEPLKEEITYDDFIKMDIRTATIIEAERIPKADKLLKLTLDLGFERRTVVSGIAEQFSPESVIGQQVSLLANLAPRKLRGVESQGMILMAENSEGKLSFIAPGENFETGRTIK; from the coding sequence ATGAGGCAGTTTAAAAGATATTTGGTTACTTCCGCTTTACCTTACGCCAATGGTCCGCTACATATCGGGCATCTGGCGGGAGCATACCTTTCTGCGGATGTTTATGTGCGTTTTCAGCGGCTGATGGGCAAAGACATCCTATTTGTATGCGGGTCAGATGAACATGGTGCTGCTATCACCATAAAAGCAATGAAAGAAGGCCTGACGCCTCAACAGATAGTAGATAAATATCACCTGCTTTTTGAAGATACTTTTAAGAGAATAGGTGTTTCCTTTGATATGTATCATAGGACTTCTGCTCTTCTTCACCATGAGACATCTCAGGAATTTTTCACCACACTTTACAAAAAGGGTGAATTTATAGAAAAAGAAACGGAACAATACTTCGATAACTATGCCGGACAGTTTCTGGCTGACAGGTATATTACAGGTACTTGTCCCAAATGTGGTCACGATGAAGCTTATGGTGACCAATGCGAAAAATGTGGTTCTTCCTTAAACCCAACAGATCTTATCAACCCTAAATCGACCTTGTCAGGGGAGAAACCGGTTTTGAAAAAAACCAAACATTGGTATCTGCCATTAGATAAATATGAAGCCTGGCTCAAGGATTGGATCCATAGCGGAAACCTGGAAGGTGAACATCTGCACGATCCTGAAGACTGGAAAAATCATGTATTGGGCCAGTGTAAATCCTGGCTGGATGGCGGATTACAACCACGAGCGATGACCAGAGATCTGGATTGGGGTGTGGACGTGCCACATGATATTCCGGGGCATGAAGGAAAAAAATTGTATGTTTGGATGGATGCGCCTATCGGTTATATTTCATCCACGAGACAATGGGCAGCCGATAAAGGAAAGGACTGGAAAAAGTATTGGCAAAGTAAAGATTCAGCTCTGATACATTTTATAGGGAAGGACAATATTGTATTTCATTGCCTGATATTTCCGGCGATCCTGAAAGCACACGGCAAATATAATCTTCCATTTAATGTCCCGGCCAATCAATTCATGAATCTGGAAGGCCGCAAGATATCCACTTCCAAAAACTGGGCGGTATGGGTGCACGAATATCTGGATGAAATGCCGGGTAAAGAAGATGAGCTGCGATATGCGATGATTAAAAATATGCCCGAACTGAAAGACAGTGAATTTACATGGAAAGGATATCAGGATGCCAATAATAATGAATTAGTCAATAATCTGGCTAATTTTGTAAACAGAGTGGTCGTTCTGACGCATAAGTTTTATGATGGTAAAGTACCGGGATTTGATGAAGACACCGATTTTGCCGGGCCGGATGACCAATATGACGCTACGTATCATGAGACAGAACTCCTCCGGCTTTTTGATGACATACAGGAATTGAGTGACTACATCAGAAAGTTTGATTTCCGATCCGGACTGAAAACCCTCATGGAAATATCCAGCAAAGGCAATCAGATTTTACAGTTTAATGAACCCTGGAAACAGATCAAAGAAAATCCTGAAGTGGTCAAAACGGTCATGAATTTGTGTCTGCAATATGTCACAGCACTGAGTGTGATCAGCAGACCATTTATGCCATTCACTTCAGACAAAGTCCGTCTTTTACTCAATCTGAAACCCATCACTGAAAACGGCGAACTGAAAAAAATGCTCGATGACCTGAGCGAGGGCAAAGTATTAATCAAAGCAGGTACAAGGATTTCAGAACCTTTGCATCTGTTTTCAAGAATTGATGATGCTGTTATTCAAAAACAAATCGAGAAACTGGAAGCTACAGAACAGACTTCCCAAAATAATGATATGAATACAGAAGTGCAATTTGAACCCTTAAAGGAAGAAATCACTTACGATGATTTTATAAAGATGGACATCCGTACAGCAACGATTATCGAAGCTGAAAGGATTCCGAAAGCGGATAAATTGCTGAAACTGACATTGGATCTTGGTTTTGAGCGGAGGACAGTTGTCTCAGGGATTGCAGAACAATTTTCTCCTGAATCGGTTATAGGACAACAGGTCAGCTTGCTTGCAAACTTAGCTCCCAGAAAACTGAGAGGTGTAGAATCACAAGGTATGATTCTGATGGCTGAAAACAGCGAGGGAAAATTAAGTTTTATCGCACCGGGAGAAAATTTTGAAACCGGCAGGACTATAAAGTAA
- a CDS encoding ribose-phosphate pyrophosphokinase → MPEVKLFSGTYSKPVAEKIADYYGYPLGDITVKRFSDGEMQVIINESVRGSYVFFISSTFGSAENIMELLLMIDSAKRASAGYITAVIPYFGYARQDRKDKPRVPISAKLVANILQASGVNRIMTMDLHAEQIQGFFDIPVDHLKSEAIFMPYLAKMDLSNVTFASPDVGGVKRARSYAKYFQRDLVICDKERRIANEVAAITVIGDVTGADVILVDDIIDTAGTLCKASDALIEKGAKSVRAILTHPVLSGKAYENIENSSISEIIVTDSIPLQKQTDKIKVLSSAKLFARAIRNTHEYKSIAALFVDKELS, encoded by the coding sequence ATGCCTGAAGTAAAACTTTTCTCCGGTACTTACTCCAAACCCGTAGCAGAAAAAATCGCTGATTATTATGGATATCCTTTGGGAGATATTACCGTTAAGCGATTCAGCGACGGAGAAATGCAGGTGATCATCAATGAATCCGTAAGAGGATCCTACGTATTTTTTATATCATCTACCTTTGGTTCCGCAGAAAATATTATGGAACTGCTCCTGATGATTGATTCTGCCAAAAGAGCATCGGCAGGCTACATTACAGCAGTGATTCCATATTTTGGTTATGCCCGTCAGGATCGTAAAGACAAACCCAGAGTACCGATTTCAGCAAAATTAGTGGCCAATATCCTACAGGCTTCCGGTGTAAACAGAATAATGACGATGGATCTTCATGCAGAGCAGATTCAGGGATTTTTTGATATTCCGGTAGATCACCTGAAAAGTGAAGCCATATTTATGCCCTATCTGGCAAAGATGGATCTTAGTAATGTCACATTTGCTTCACCTGATGTAGGCGGTGTAAAAAGAGCTCGTAGTTATGCAAAATATTTTCAGAGGGATCTGGTTATTTGCGATAAAGAGCGTCGAATAGCCAATGAAGTTGCGGCCATCACAGTGATCGGAGATGTTACCGGAGCAGATGTAATACTTGTGGATGACATTATAGATACTGCCGGGACTTTGTGTAAAGCCTCAGATGCACTGATAGAGAAAGGTGCAAAAAGCGTGAGAGCTATTCTCACACACCCGGTGCTTTCCGGAAAGGCTTATGAAAATATCGAGAACTCATCCATCAGTGAAATCATAGTGACAGATAGTATTCCGCTCCAAAAACAAACAGATAAGATTAAAGTACTTTCGTCCGCCAAACTTTTTGCGAGAGCCATCCGAAATACACATGAGTACAAGTCCATTGCCGCATTATTCGTGGATAAAGAATTGAGTTAA
- a CDS encoding 50S ribosomal protein L25, whose amino-acid sequence MISVAIQGTKRPETGKKGSRNDRQNGLIPAVLYGGKEVTHFSVTPASVKTIIYTPDFKLADLEIDGNHSKAILKSYQLHPVTEAILHIDFLLLADKTPIKVDIPLRFKGVSPGVKVGGKLIQQVRKIKIKTTPEFLVDELKADISKLDLGQALRVKEIIVPKGVEILNNPATPVALIEIPRALKAAAAAEAKAADKGAKKKK is encoded by the coding sequence ATGATATCAGTAGCAATTCAAGGTACAAAAAGGCCGGAAACCGGTAAAAAAGGCTCCAGAAATGACAGACAAAATGGATTAATTCCCGCTGTCTTGTATGGTGGTAAAGAAGTAACTCATTTTAGTGTGACACCTGCTTCCGTAAAAACTATCATTTACACGCCTGATTTCAAATTAGCCGATTTGGAAATTGATGGTAATCACTCCAAAGCAATCTTAAAATCATATCAACTGCATCCGGTAACAGAAGCAATTTTACATATAGACTTTCTGTTGCTTGCAGACAAAACGCCAATAAAAGTAGATATTCCTCTAAGATTTAAAGGTGTATCACCAGGTGTAAAAGTGGGCGGTAAACTTATTCAACAAGTCAGAAAAATCAAAATAAAAACAACTCCTGAGTTTCTTGTGGACGAGTTGAAAGCTGATATCTCCAAGTTAGACTTAGGTCAGGCATTGAGGGTAAAAGAGATCATCGTACCTAAAGGAGTTGAAATATTAAATAATCCTGCTACACCCGTAGCTTTGATTGAGATTCCAAGAGCATTGAAAGCTGCCGCTGCTGCTGAAGCAAAAGCTGCCGATAAAGGTGCTAAGAAGAAAAAATAA